A single Candoia aspera isolate rCanAsp1 chromosome 7, rCanAsp1.hap2, whole genome shotgun sequence DNA region contains:
- the FGFR1OP2 gene encoding FGFR1 oncogene partner 2 isoform X2, with amino-acid sequence MSCTIEKALADAKALVERLREHDSAAEALIEQTTDLNKRVEAMKQYQEEIQELNEVARHRPRSSLVLGIQQENRQIRELQQENKELRTSLEEHQCALELIMSKYREQMFRLLMASKKDDPGIIMKLKEQHSKELQVHVDQITEMAAVMRKAIEIDEQQGCKEQERIFQLEENKGLREILQITRESFLNLKEDASESTSLSALVTNSDLSLRKN; translated from the exons ATGAGTTGCACAATTGAGAAGGCCCTAGCTGATGCAAAAGCATTAGTGGAGCGACTAAGAGAGCATGACAGTGCAGCAGAAGCTCTCATTGAACAAACTACAGATCTCAACAAACGAGTGGAAGCTATGAAACAG TACCAGGAAGAAATTCAAGAACTTAATGAAGTAGCAAGACATAGGCCTCGCTCTTCCCTGGTCTTAGGTATCCAGCAGGAAAATAGACAGATCAGAGAACTGCAACAAGAAAATAAAG AACTCCGTACGTCTCTTGAAGAACATCAGTGTGCCTTGGAGCTAATAATGAGCAAATATAGAGAGCAGATGTTTAGATTGCTCATGGCCAGCAAAAAAGATGATCCAGGTATAATAATGAAGTTAAAGGAGCAGCACTCCAAG GAACTACAAGTGCATGTGGACCAAATCACAGAAATGGCAGCAGTAATGCGAAAAGCCATTGAAATTGATGAGCAGCAAGGTTGCAAAGAACAAGAACGTATTTTTCAGCTTGAG GAAAACAAAGGACTGAGAGAAATATTGCAGATAACCAGAGAATCGTTCCTGAATCTCAAAGAAGATGCATCAGAAAGTACATCTCTGTCAGCACTAGTAACAAACAGTGATTTGAGTCTGAGAAAAAATTGA
- the FGFR1OP2 gene encoding FGFR1 oncogene partner 2 isoform X1 — MSCTIEKALADAKALVERLREHDSAAEALIEQTTDLNKRVEAMKQYQEEIQELNEVARHRPRSSLVLGIQQENRQIRELQQENKELRTSLEEHQCALELIMSKYREQMFRLLMASKKDDPGIIMKLKEQHSKELQVHVDQITEMAAVMRKAIEIDEQQGCKEQERIFQLEQENKGLREILQITRESFLNLKEDASESTSLSALVTNSDLSLRKN; from the exons ATGAGTTGCACAATTGAGAAGGCCCTAGCTGATGCAAAAGCATTAGTGGAGCGACTAAGAGAGCATGACAGTGCAGCAGAAGCTCTCATTGAACAAACTACAGATCTCAACAAACGAGTGGAAGCTATGAAACAG TACCAGGAAGAAATTCAAGAACTTAATGAAGTAGCAAGACATAGGCCTCGCTCTTCCCTGGTCTTAGGTATCCAGCAGGAAAATAGACAGATCAGAGAACTGCAACAAGAAAATAAAG AACTCCGTACGTCTCTTGAAGAACATCAGTGTGCCTTGGAGCTAATAATGAGCAAATATAGAGAGCAGATGTTTAGATTGCTCATGGCCAGCAAAAAAGATGATCCAGGTATAATAATGAAGTTAAAGGAGCAGCACTCCAAG GAACTACAAGTGCATGTGGACCAAATCACAGAAATGGCAGCAGTAATGCGAAAAGCCATTGAAATTGATGAGCAGCAAGGTTGCAAAGAACAAGAACGTATTTTTCAGCTTGAG CAGGAAAACAAAGGACTGAGAGAAATATTGCAGATAACCAGAGAATCGTTCCTGAATCTCAAAGAAGATGCATCAGAAAGTACATCTCTGTCAGCACTAGTAACAAACAGTGATTTGAGTCTGAGAAAAAATTGA